One Amaranthus tricolor cultivar Red isolate AtriRed21 chromosome 1, ASM2621246v1, whole genome shotgun sequence DNA window includes the following coding sequences:
- the LOC130822807 gene encoding protein DUF642 L-GALACTONO-1,4-LACTONE-RESPONSIVE GENE 2-like yields MNLSSLIRILLPLLMICNSHYIASFVYATTPNGLLPNGNFEEGPKPSNIKKTVIIGKYSLPKWEINGLVEYISGGPQPGGFYFNVPRDVHAIRLGNEASISQELELNKDSFYSITFSTTRTCAQDEVIRVAASGSSVDLPVQTLYNSDGGDTYAWAFKATSEIVKITLKNPGVEEDPSCGPLLDAVAIKEIFLPRYTQGNLVKNGDFETGPYVFEKYSGGVLLPPHPHDLVSPLPGWIIESLKPVKYIDSKHNFVPSGSFAIELVGGRESAIAQIIYTKPNKSYLLTFKVGDAKNGCHGSMVVEAFAAKKTVKVHFNSQGKGGFIMGSLKFQAESDRTRLTFWSAFYHTRVNDFSFMCGPVLDDVKVVSI; encoded by the exons ATGAATTTGTCTTCTCTTATTCGCATTCTCTTGCCGCTGCTGATGATATGCAACAGTCATTATATTGCCTCTTTCGTCTACGCTACGACTCCTAACG GACTACTCCCAAATGGAAACTTTGAAGAGGGACCAAAACCATCAAACATAAAGAAAACAGTAATCATAGGCAAATACTCTCTTCCCAAATGGGAAATCAATGGTTTAGTTGAGTACATATCCGGCGGGCCGCAGCCCGGCGGATTTTACTTCAACGTGCCAAGAGATGTTCATGCTATAAGGCTAGGAAATGAAGCATCCATTTCACAAGAATTAGAACTAAACAAAGATTCATTTTACTCTATCACATTCAGCACAACTAGAACTTGTGCTCAAGATGAGGTCATTAGGGTTGCTGCATCAGGGTCATCAGTAGATCTTCCTGTTCAAACATTGTATAATAGTGATGGAGGTGATACTTATGCTTGGGCTTTTAAGGCCACTtctgaaattgttaaaattacTTTAAAGAACCCTGGTGTTGAAGAAGATCCTTCTTGTGGGCCACTCTTGGATGCTGTTGCTATCAAGGAGATTTTTTTACCACGCTACACCCAAG GAAACCTAGTAAAAAACGGAGACTTCGAAACAGGTCCATACGTGTTTGAAAAATACTCAGGAGGAGTACTCCTTCCTCCACACCCCCACGATTTAGTTTCTCCTCTTCCTGGTTGGATCATTGAATCATTAAAACCTGTTAAATACATCGATTCCAAGCACAATTTTGTACCTTCCGGATCCTTTGCTATTGAACTAGTTGGAGGAAGAGAAAGTGCTATAGCTCAAATTATCTATACCAAACCTAACAAATCTTATCTCTTAACATTCAAAGTTGGAGATGCTAAAAATGGATGCCATGGTTCAATGGTAGTAGAAGCTTTTGCTGCTAAAAAAACTGTTAAAGTTCATTTTAACTCTCAAGGGAAAGGTGGGTTTATTATGGGAAGTCTTAAGTTCCAAGCTGAGTCTGATAGAACAAGGTTAACTTTTTGGAGTGCGTTTTATCATACTAGAGTTAATGATTTTAGTTTTATGTGTGGGCCTGTTTTGGATGATGTTAAGGTTGTTAGTATctag
- the LOC130822691 gene encoding protein DUF642 L-GALACTONO-1,4-LACTONE-RESPONSIVE GENE 2-like has protein sequence MASSIHSFLLVVLLICCSGFLSCSINAFTLDGPLPNGNFEEGPKPENMKKTVIKGKYSLPKWVKKGLVEYISGGPQPGGFYFPVPRGIHAIRLGNEGSIYQYVRVNKGSYYSLTFSATRTCALDEVLRVSASKVTADLPIQTVYSSNGGDTYAWAFKADSDIVKVTFHNPGMEEDPNCGPLLDAIAIKEMMPIPKPIGNLVKNGDFEIGPLVFKNFSTGVLLLPHSMDSISPLPGWIIESLKPVKYIDSKHFSVPSGFAAIELISGRESAIAQIIRTKPNKFYLLTFKIGDSENGCHGSFLVEAYAGLENVKAEYNSKGKGGFITASLRFQAKSTRTRLTFWSSFYHTRVDDVTHMCGPVLDDVRVVPFH, from the exons ATGGCTTCGTCTATTCATAGTTTTCTCCTGGTAGTCTTATTAATATGCTGCAGTGGTTTCTTGTCCTGTTCAATTAATGCCTTTACTCTTGATG GACCTCTCCCAAATGGAAATTTTGAAGAAGGACCAAAGCCTGAAAACATGAAAAAAACAGTAATCAAAGGGAAATACTCTCTTCCAAAATGGGTGAAGAAGGGTTTAGTAGAATACATATCAGGTGGGCCCCAACCAGGTGGCTTTTATTTTCCGGTTCCACGTGGCATTCATGCAATAAGGTTAGGCAATGAAGGTTCTATATATCAATACGTAAGAGTAAATAAAGGTTCATATTATTCTTTAACATTTAGTGCAACAAGGACTTGTGCCCTAGATGAAGTTTTAAGGGTATCAGCTTCTAAGGTTACAGCAGATTTACCTATTCAAACAGTTTATAGTAGCAATGGAGGGGACACTTATGCTTGGGCTTTTAAGGCTGATTCTGATATTGTTAAAGTCACTTTTCATAATCCTGGTATGGAGGAGGATCCTAATTGTGGACCTCTTTTAGATGCTATTGCTATCAAGGAGATGATGCCAATTCCTAAACCCATAG GAAACCTAGTAAAAAATGGAGACTTTGAAATAGGTCCACTTGTATTCAAGAACTTCTCAACAGGAGTCCTTCTCCTTCCACATTCAATGGACTCAATTTCCCCCCTTCCTGGTTGGATCATTGAATCTCTAAAACCAGTCAAATACATTGACTCAAAACACTTCTCAGTTCCCTCAGGATTTGCAGCAATTGAACTGATAAGTGGAAGAGAAAGTGCAATTGCCCAAATCATAAGAACAAAACCCAACAAATTCTACCTCCTAACCTTCAAGATCGGGGACTCCGAAAATGGATGCCATGGTTCATTTTTAGTGGAAGCTTATGCTggtcttgaaaatgttaaagcTGAGTATAATTCTAAGGGAAAAGGTGGGTTTATTACAGCAAGTCTTAGGTTTCAAGCTAAGTCGACCCGAACCCGATTGACATTTTGGAGCTCATTTTATCATACTAGGGTTGATGATGTTACTCATATGTGTGGTCCTGTTTTGGATGATGTTAGGGTTGTGCCCTTTCACTAA
- the LOC130821665 gene encoding protein DUF642 L-GALACTONO-1,4-LACTONE-RESPONSIVE GENE 2-like, whose protein sequence is MSLFFLYSIIQIKMGLSIHCFLVVFFLISSNFTSSVNAAILDELLPNGNFEEGPKPSNIKHTIIKGKYSLPKWVKKGLVEYISRGHQPGGFFFAVPRGVHAVRLGNDASIYQYVKLVKGSFYSLTFSATRTCALDEVLTVSANKVSADLPIQTLYSSNGGDTYAWAFQATSDIVRVGFHNPGVEEDPACGPLLDSIAIKEMSPLPKPKGNLVKNGDFEIGPHVFKNFSTGVLLLPHSMDSISPLPGWIIESLKPVKYIDSKHFSVPSGFAAIELVGGRESAIAQIIRTIPNKFYLLTFKIGDAENGCHGSMLVEAYAGLENVKAKYESTGNGGFTSVGLKFKATSNRTRLTFWSSYYHTKLDDVTHMCGPVLDDVRVVPF, encoded by the exons ATGTCTCTCTTCTTTCTCTATAGtattattcaaattaaaatgGGTTTATCTATTCATTGCTTCCTAGTGGTGTTCTTCTTGATAAGCAGTAATTTCACTTCTTCAGTAAATGCTGCTATTCTTGATG aACTTCTCCCAAATGGAAACTTTGAAGAGGGACCAAAACCATCAAACATAAAACACACAATAATCAAAGGCAAATACTCCCTTCCAAAATGGGTAAAAAAGGGCTTGGTTGAGTACATATCAAGAGGACACCAGCCAGGTGGCTTCTTTTTTGCGGTTCCACGTGGCGTCCACGCTGTAAGGCTAGGGAATGATGCCTCCATATATCAATATGTGAAACTTGTGAAAGGATCCTTTTACTCTCTTACATTTAGTGCAACAAGAACTTGTGCACTTGATGAAGTTTTGACTGTTTCAGCCAATAAAGTCTCAGCAGATTTACCCATCCAAACATTGTATAGCAGCAATGGAGGGGATACTTATGCTTGGGCCTTTCAGGCCACTTCTGATATTGTTCGGGTCGGGTTTCATAACCCAGGTGTAGAGGAAGATCCTGCTTGTGGGCCACTTTTGGATTCTATTGCTATCAAAGAGATGAGTCCACTCCCTAAACCCAAAG GAAACCTAGTAAAAAATGGAGACTTTGAAATAGGTCCACATGTATTCAAGAACTTTTCAACAGGAGTCCTTCTCCTTCCACATTCAATGGACTCAATTTCTCCACTTCCTGGTTGGATCATTGAATCACTAAAACCAGTCAAATACATCGACTCAAAACACTTCTCAGTTCCCTCAGGATTTGCAGCAATTGAACTTGTTGGTGGTAGAGAAAGTGCAATAGCCCAAATCATAAGAACAATACCCAACAAATTCTACCTCCTAACCTTCAAGATCGGCGACGCGGAAAATGGATGCCATGGTTCCATGTTAGTAGAAGCTTATGCTggtcttgaaaatgttaaagcTAAGTATGAATCAACGGGAAATGGTGGGTTTACTTCTGTTGGTCTTAAGTTTAAAGCTACATCAAATAGAACTAGGTTAACATTTTGGAGTTCATATTATCATACTAAACTTGATGATGTTACACATATGTGTGGCCCTGTATTGGATGATGTTAGGGTTGTGCCATTTTAG